From a single Sinorhizobium sp. RAC02 genomic region:
- a CDS encoding GNAT family N-acetyltransferase translates to MSFVIRTADLGDIAAFTEIYRESVLNGVASYEVDPPSLDEMGTRFKAITDKGYPYIVAIEQTGLILGYAYASAFRTRPAYRWLVEDSVYLAPEARGKGVGKALLAELIRRCTELGFRQMVAVIGGAHPASIAVHSAAGFEHSGRMTATGFKHGRWLDTVFMQRALGEGAGTEPSGQDYPGTMA, encoded by the coding sequence ATGAGCTTCGTCATCCGCACCGCCGATCTCGGCGATATTGCTGCCTTCACAGAAATCTACCGCGAATCCGTCCTGAACGGGGTGGCGAGCTACGAGGTCGACCCGCCGTCGCTTGACGAGATGGGGACGCGCTTCAAGGCAATCACCGATAAGGGCTACCCCTATATCGTGGCGATCGAGCAGACCGGCCTCATCCTCGGCTATGCCTATGCATCGGCCTTCCGCACGCGGCCGGCCTATCGCTGGCTCGTCGAGGATTCTGTCTATCTGGCGCCGGAAGCGCGTGGCAAGGGCGTCGGCAAGGCACTGCTGGCGGAATTGATCCGCCGCTGCACGGAGCTTGGCTTTCGCCAGATGGTGGCCGTCATCGGCGGCGCGCACCCCGCCTCCATCGCCGTGCACAGCGCGGCCGGCTTCGAACATTCAGGCCGCATGACGGCAACCGGCTTCAAGCACGGGCGCTGGCTGGATACCGTTTTCATGCAGCGCGCGCTCGGCGAGGGCGCCGGCACGGAGCCGTCCGGGCAGGATTATCCGGGAACGATGGCTTAA
- a CDS encoding DUF2794 domain-containing protein encodes MTDQPDLQASNGVVDLREYRSSKDPLPVTFHRRELDAILRVYGRMVGEGEWRDYAIDHMREKAVFSIFKRSGEMPLYRVEKNPKLTAKQGAYSVINQHGTILKRGHELSQVLKVFDKALRLIET; translated from the coding sequence ATGACTGATCAGCCGGATTTGCAGGCTTCCAATGGCGTGGTCGACCTCAGGGAATACAGGAGCAGCAAGGATCCGCTGCCCGTAACGTTCCATCGACGAGAGCTCGACGCAATCCTCCGGGTCTACGGCCGCATGGTCGGCGAAGGCGAATGGCGCGACTATGCCATCGACCATATGCGCGAGAAAGCGGTGTTCTCCATCTTCAAGCGGTCCGGCGAAATGCCGCTCTACCGCGTCGAGAAAAACCCCAAGCTCACCGCCAAGCAGGGCGCCTACAGCGTCATCAACCAGCACGGCACCATCCTGAAGCGCGGCCACGAGCTGAGCCAGGTTCTCAAGGTGTTCGACAAGGCGCTACGGCTCATCGAGACGTAA
- a CDS encoding thioredoxin family protein, which produces MPRPHILDCLAILLALGAGTGAAHAQEITKPKGVVELFTSQGCSSCPPADKALETLAREGEVVALSYHVDYWNYLGWADTLASKDNTDRQYAYARMFGRNGVYTPQAVLNGREHINGADISGIRSRIGAMPDEGKGLTVPVDVEVKNDELRIRVGPGEGKANIVIAYFERERTINIDKGENLGKTVNYWHAVTDMETIGMWEGKETNLVLPADMLKKKKKSGGCAVLIQRMQTADTPGAILGATVLTGDKKSR; this is translated from the coding sequence ATGCCGAGACCGCACATACTGGATTGTCTGGCGATCCTGCTCGCGTTGGGAGCCGGCACAGGGGCTGCGCATGCGCAGGAAATAACGAAGCCCAAGGGTGTCGTCGAACTCTTCACCAGCCAGGGCTGTTCATCCTGCCCGCCGGCCGACAAGGCGCTGGAAACCCTTGCCCGTGAAGGCGAGGTCGTCGCGCTCTCCTACCATGTCGACTACTGGAACTATCTCGGCTGGGCGGACACGCTCGCTTCAAAGGACAATACCGACCGGCAATATGCCTATGCCCGCATGTTCGGTCGTAACGGCGTCTATACCCCACAGGCCGTGCTGAACGGCCGCGAGCACATCAACGGTGCGGATATTTCGGGCATCCGCTCGCGTATCGGTGCCATGCCCGACGAGGGCAAGGGGCTGACGGTGCCGGTCGACGTCGAGGTCAAGAACGACGAATTGCGCATCCGCGTCGGCCCCGGCGAGGGCAAGGCCAACATCGTCATCGCCTATTTCGAGCGCGAGCGCACGATCAACATCGACAAGGGCGAGAATCTCGGCAAGACGGTCAACTATTGGCATGCCGTCACCGACATGGAAACGATCGGCATGTGGGAAGGCAAGGAGACCAACCTGGTGCTGCCGGCCGACATGCTGAAGAAGAAAAAGAAGTCCGGCGGCTGCGCCGTGCTTATCCAGCGCATGCAGACAGCCGATACACCCGGCGCCATTCTGGGCGCGACGGTGCTGACAGGCGACAAGAAATCTCGGTAA
- the acnA gene encoding aconitate hydratase AcnA, with product MSKSLDSFNCRSTLTVNGTDYVYYSLPKAEANGLAGVSKLPYSMKVLLENLLRFEDGRSVTKEQILSVVDWLTNKGTVENEIAYRPARVLMQDFTGVPAVVDLAAMRDAMVSLGGDPEKINPLVPVDLVIDHSVIVDEFGTPTAFARNVELEYQRNGERYRFLKWGQQAFKNFRVVPPGTGICHQVNLEYLGQTVWTKEEDGEIIAYPDTCVGTDSHTTMINGLGVLGWGVGGIEAEAAMLGQPVSMLLPEVIGFKLTGKLKEGVTATDLVLMVVQMLRKKGVVSKFVEFFGPGLDNMTLADRATIGNMGPEYGATCGFFPVDGETVNYLTMSGREEQRIALVEAYSKAQGMWRDNDGSDLVFTDTLELDLGAVVPAMAGPKRPEGRIPLENIASGFAGSMDTDYKKPGQLSNRYPVEGTDYDLGHGDVAIAAITSCTNTSNPSVLIAAGLLARNAVAKGLKTKPWVKTSLAPGSQVVGEYLAKSGLQADLDKLGFNLVGFGCTTCIGNSGPLPAPISKTINDKGLIAAGVLSGNRNFEGRISPDVQANYLASPPLVVAYALAGSVQKDLTTEPLGEDKDGNPVYLKDIWPTSQEIQEFILKYVTRALYAAKYADVFKGDENWQAVQVPAGQTYAWDDHSTYVQNPPYFVGMGKTGSGLKNIEGARVLGLFGDKITTDHISPAGSIKAASPAGAYLTDNGVAVADFNQYGTRRGNHEVMMRGTFANIRIRNHMLGPNGKEGGYTIHYPTKEEMSIYDAAMKYKAEGVPLVIFAGVEYGNGSSRDWAAKGTNLLGVKAVVAQSFERIHRSNLVGMGIVPFVFEEGTTWASLDLKGDEVVTIEGLEGDIKPREKKIAKITYADGTVKEVPLLCRIDTLDEVTYMNNGGILQTVLRDLAA from the coding sequence GTGTCCAAATCCCTAGACAGTTTCAATTGTCGTTCGACCCTTACGGTCAACGGCACCGACTATGTGTATTACAGCCTTCCCAAGGCTGAGGCGAACGGGCTGGCCGGCGTCTCGAAGCTGCCCTATTCCATGAAGGTGCTTCTGGAGAACCTGCTGCGCTTCGAGGACGGCCGTTCGGTCACCAAGGAGCAGATCCTCTCCGTCGTCGACTGGCTGACGAACAAGGGTACGGTCGAAAACGAGATCGCCTATCGCCCGGCGCGCGTGCTGATGCAGGACTTCACCGGCGTTCCGGCCGTCGTTGACCTTGCGGCCATGCGCGACGCGATGGTGTCGCTTGGCGGCGACCCGGAAAAGATCAACCCGCTCGTTCCCGTCGACCTCGTCATCGACCACTCCGTCATCGTCGACGAATTCGGCACGCCGACCGCCTTTGCCCGCAACGTCGAGCTGGAATACCAGCGCAACGGCGAGCGCTACCGCTTCCTCAAGTGGGGCCAGCAGGCGTTCAAGAACTTCCGCGTCGTTCCCCCGGGCACCGGCATCTGTCATCAGGTCAATCTGGAATATCTGGGCCAGACGGTCTGGACCAAGGAAGAAGACGGCGAGATCATCGCCTACCCGGATACCTGCGTCGGCACCGACAGCCACACGACCATGATCAACGGCCTTGGCGTTCTCGGCTGGGGCGTGGGCGGCATCGAAGCCGAAGCCGCCATGCTCGGCCAGCCGGTCTCCATGCTGCTGCCCGAGGTCATCGGCTTCAAGCTGACCGGCAAGCTCAAGGAAGGCGTCACCGCGACCGACCTCGTGCTGATGGTCGTGCAGATGCTGCGCAAGAAGGGCGTGGTCTCGAAGTTCGTCGAATTCTTCGGCCCCGGCCTCGACAACATGACGCTCGCCGACCGCGCGACGATCGGCAATATGGGTCCGGAATATGGCGCGACCTGCGGCTTCTTCCCGGTCGACGGCGAAACCGTCAACTACCTCACCATGTCCGGCCGCGAAGAGCAGCGCATCGCGCTGGTCGAAGCCTATTCGAAGGCGCAGGGCATGTGGCGTGACAATGACGGGTCCGACCTCGTCTTCACCGACACGCTCGAACTCGACCTCGGCGCCGTCGTGCCCGCCATGGCGGGCCCGAAGCGTCCGGAAGGCCGCATCCCGCTGGAAAACATCGCGTCGGGCTTCGCCGGTTCGATGGACACCGACTACAAGAAGCCGGGCCAGCTTTCGAACCGTTACCCGGTCGAAGGCACCGACTACGATCTCGGCCATGGCGACGTCGCCATCGCCGCCATCACATCCTGCACCAACACGTCCAACCCGTCGGTCCTCATCGCCGCAGGCCTCCTCGCCCGCAATGCGGTCGCCAAGGGCCTGAAGACGAAGCCGTGGGTCAAGACGTCGCTGGCACCGGGATCGCAGGTCGTTGGCGAATACCTTGCCAAGTCCGGTCTGCAGGCCGATCTCGACAAGCTCGGGTTCAACCTCGTCGGCTTCGGCTGCACGACCTGCATCGGCAATTCCGGTCCGCTGCCGGCGCCGATCTCCAAGACGATCAACGACAAGGGCCTGATTGCCGCCGGCGTTCTCTCCGGCAACCGCAACTTCGAAGGCCGCATTTCGCCGGACGTACAGGCGAACTACCTCGCCTCGCCGCCGCTCGTCGTCGCCTACGCACTCGCCGGTTCGGTCCAGAAGGACCTGACGACGGAGCCGCTCGGCGAAGACAAGGACGGCAACCCGGTCTACCTCAAGGACATCTGGCCGACCTCGCAGGAAATCCAGGAGTTCATCCTGAAATACGTCACCCGCGCGCTCTACGCCGCGAAATATGCCGACGTGTTCAAGGGCGACGAGAACTGGCAGGCCGTGCAGGTACCCGCCGGCCAGACCTATGCCTGGGACGACCACTCGACCTATGTGCAGAACCCGCCCTACTTCGTCGGCATGGGCAAGACCGGTTCGGGCCTCAAGAACATCGAGGGTGCCCGCGTCCTCGGCCTGTTCGGCGACAAGATCACCACCGACCACATTTCGCCGGCCGGTTCGATCAAGGCCGCCTCTCCGGCCGGTGCCTACCTGACGGACAACGGCGTTGCCGTTGCCGACTTCAACCAGTACGGCACGCGCCGCGGCAACCATGAAGTGATGATGCGCGGCACCTTCGCCAATATCCGCATCCGCAACCACATGCTCGGCCCGAACGGCAAGGAAGGTGGCTACACGATCCACTATCCGACGAAGGAAGAGATGTCGATTTACGACGCGGCCATGAAGTACAAGGCCGAGGGCGTTCCGCTCGTCATCTTCGCCGGCGTCGAATATGGCAACGGCTCGTCGCGCGACTGGGCGGCCAAGGGCACCAACCTGCTCGGCGTCAAGGCCGTGGTGGCACAGTCCTTCGAGCGTATCCACCGCTCCAACCTCGTCGGCATGGGCATCGTGCCCTTCGTCTTCGAGGAAGGCACGACCTGGGCGTCGCTCGACCTCAAGGGCGACGAAGTCGTCACGATCGAGGGCCTGGAAGGCGACATCAAGCCGCGCGAGAAGAAGATCGCCAAGATCACCTATGCCGACGGCACGGTGAAGGAGGTTCCGCTGCTTTGCCGCATCGATACGCTCGACGAAGTCACCTACATGAACAATGGCGGCATCCTGCAGACCGTTCTGCGCGACCTCGCCGCCTGA
- the ccmA gene encoding heme ABC exporter ATP-binding protein CcmA translates to MRLVAEGLSAKRGEDLIFQDISFEIPRGEALVVKGPNGSGKSTLLRVLAGLLPAETGTAKLVAAAQPVERLGEACHYLGHRNAMKRELTVDENLAFWKAFFGDFAGGAGVSVEEAVESVGLGDIAHLPFGYLSAGQQRRMAMAKLLVAWRPVWILDEPTAALDVDAEKMFAGLVTTHLTRGGIAIAATHQPLGLEGVRELRMTGFAGVGEGAW, encoded by the coding sequence ATGCGGCTCGTCGCCGAGGGATTGAGCGCCAAGCGCGGCGAGGATTTGATTTTCCAAGATATTTCCTTTGAAATCCCACGCGGCGAGGCCCTCGTCGTCAAGGGGCCGAACGGCTCGGGAAAGTCGACCTTGCTGCGCGTCCTGGCCGGCCTTCTGCCGGCGGAAACGGGCACGGCAAAACTCGTTGCTGCGGCGCAACCGGTGGAGCGTCTCGGCGAGGCCTGCCACTATCTCGGCCACCGCAATGCCATGAAGCGCGAGCTGACCGTCGACGAGAATCTCGCCTTCTGGAAAGCCTTCTTCGGTGATTTTGCAGGTGGTGCCGGGGTCTCCGTCGAGGAGGCCGTCGAATCAGTCGGCCTCGGCGACATCGCCCATCTCCCCTTCGGTTATCTCTCCGCCGGCCAGCAGCGCCGCATGGCCATGGCAAAGCTTCTCGTCGCCTGGCGCCCGGTGTGGATCCTCGACGAGCCGACGGCCGCGCTCGATGTGGACGCCGAAAAAATGTTCGCCGGCCTCGTCACCACCCACCTCACCCGCGGTGGCATCGCGATTGCCGCGACGCACCAGCCGCTCGGGCTGGAGGGGGTGAGGGAGTTGCGGATGACGGGGTTTGCGGGTGTGGGGGAAGGGGCATGGTAA
- the ccmB gene encoding heme exporter protein CcmB: MIALLARDLKLSVRAGGGALIGVLFFLTVVAVIPFGVGPDLNLLSRIGPAILWIGALLASLLGLDRLFQAEREDGSLDLLLMQETPLVLVVFVKCIAHWVATGLPLVIASPLLGLFMNMDEVAIGATTLTLLAGTPAITFIGAAGAAIAVALPRGGLLVSILVLPLAIPVLIFGVSAVYAAIQEPAPFLPPFLILVAINLFFAVLGPVAAAAALRLSSD; encoded by the coding sequence ATGATCGCCCTCCTCGCCCGCGACCTCAAACTCTCCGTCCGTGCCGGCGGTGGTGCCCTCATCGGCGTGCTGTTCTTTTTGACGGTTGTTGCCGTCATTCCTTTCGGCGTCGGCCCCGATCTCAATCTCCTGTCGCGAATCGGCCCGGCGATCCTCTGGATCGGCGCCCTGCTCGCCTCGCTGCTCGGCCTCGACCGGCTGTTCCAGGCCGAGCGCGAGGATGGCTCGCTCGATCTTCTGCTGATGCAAGAGACGCCGCTGGTGCTTGTTGTGTTCGTCAAATGCATCGCGCACTGGGTTGCGACCGGCCTGCCGCTCGTCATCGCCTCGCCCCTGCTCGGCCTATTCATGAACATGGACGAGGTGGCGATCGGCGCAACGACGCTGACGCTGCTGGCCGGCACGCCGGCTATCACCTTCATCGGCGCGGCCGGTGCCGCGATCGCGGTGGCACTGCCGCGCGGCGGGCTGCTTGTGTCGATCCTCGTGCTGCCGCTCGCCATACCCGTGCTGATCTTCGGGGTGAGTGCGGTCTATGCGGCGATCCAGGAACCGGCCCCCTTCCTGCCGCCCTTCCTCATTCTTGTCGCGATCAACCTGTTCTTTGCAGTTCTCGGGCCGGTCGCGGCGGCCGCGGCCCTTCGCCTGTCCAGCGACTGA
- a CDS encoding heme ABC transporter permease: protein MSEPSLAIRKFSDLANPTRFLALVSTVWPWLAGLTLCLFAVGLYLSFTTVGDYQQGETVRIMYVHVPAAWLSMMCYTVMALSALGTLVWRHPLADVSAKAAAPIGACFTLVALITGSLWGKPMWGTWWVWDARLTSVFVLFLMYLGLIALNRAMDEPTRAAKVSAVLILVGFVNIPIIKFSVEWWNTLHQPASVIRLDGPTISGEFLRPLLVMAIAFTMLFFTLHILAMRNEILRRRIAALRRHAARSAGGAA from the coding sequence ATGAGCGAACCGAGCCTTGCCATCCGCAAATTCAGCGATCTCGCCAACCCGACGCGGTTCCTGGCGCTGGTCTCGACCGTCTGGCCCTGGCTTGCCGGGTTGACGCTCTGTCTGTTCGCGGTCGGGCTCTATCTTTCCTTCACAACGGTGGGCGATTACCAGCAGGGCGAGACGGTGCGCATCATGTATGTGCATGTGCCGGCCGCCTGGCTTTCCATGATGTGTTACACCGTCATGGCACTGTCCGCGCTCGGCACCTTGGTCTGGCGCCACCCGCTCGCGGATGTCTCGGCGAAGGCCGCGGCACCCATCGGCGCCTGTTTCACGCTCGTCGCCCTCATCACCGGCTCGCTCTGGGGCAAGCCGATGTGGGGCACCTGGTGGGTGTGGGATGCGCGGCTTACCTCCGTCTTCGTGCTGTTCCTGATGTATCTCGGCCTGATCGCGCTCAATCGCGCCATGGACGAGCCGACCCGCGCTGCAAAAGTCAGCGCCGTGCTGATCCTCGTCGGCTTCGTCAACATCCCGATCATCAAGTTTTCCGTCGAGTGGTGGAACACGTTGCACCAGCCGGCAAGCGTCATCCGCCTGGACGGGCCGACGATTTCCGGCGAATTCCTCCGCCCGCTGCTCGTGATGGCCATCGCCTTCACCATGCTGTTCTTCACGCTGCACATTCTTGCCATGCGCAACGAGATCCTGCGTCGGCGCATTGCCGCGCTGCGCCGCCACGCCGCCCGTTCCGCCGGAGGTGCCGCATGA
- the ccmD gene encoding heme exporter protein CcmD encodes MSHAFYVTASYIAAFSVSIGLILWVWLDHRGRHRELERLEAAGVRRRSAREETR; translated from the coding sequence ATGAGCCACGCCTTCTACGTCACGGCGTCCTATATCGCCGCCTTCTCGGTCTCGATCGGCCTCATCCTGTGGGTCTGGCTCGATCATCGCGGCCGTCATCGCGAGCTTGAACGGCTGGAAGCGGCCGGCGTGCGCCGCCGCTCCGCCCGTGAGGAAACCCGATGA
- a CDS encoding DsbE family thiol:disulfide interchange protein encodes MSESEGTAQGAGTRTRLILAALPLAIFLGLALIFWTQLNSGRDISEIPSALIGTKAPFRDLEPLAGALRDGVQVPALSAEAVKGKLTLVNFWASWCVPCRQEHPVILSLSKDPRLTVVGVNYKDGSENALRFLGELGNPFSAIGLDPVGKMAIDWGVYGIPESYLVGPDGTILYKKVGPFDEKSLKNGLFPAIEKALGAPAKAS; translated from the coding sequence ATGAGCGAATCAGAAGGCACTGCACAGGGTGCTGGCACGCGCACGCGCCTTATTCTTGCAGCACTACCGCTGGCAATCTTCCTCGGTCTTGCGCTGATCTTCTGGACGCAGCTCAATTCCGGCCGCGACATTTCCGAAATCCCCTCCGCGCTGATCGGTACCAAGGCGCCGTTTCGCGATCTCGAGCCGCTAGCGGGTGCGCTAAGAGATGGCGTGCAGGTTCCCGCCCTTTCGGCGGAAGCGGTGAAGGGCAAGCTGACGCTGGTCAATTTCTGGGCGTCCTGGTGCGTGCCGTGCCGGCAGGAGCATCCGGTCATCCTGTCGCTGTCCAAGGACCCGCGCCTCACCGTGGTCGGCGTCAACTACAAGGACGGCAGCGAAAACGCGCTGCGTTTCCTCGGCGAACTCGGCAATCCCTTCTCCGCCATCGGCCTCGATCCCGTGGGGAAAATGGCGATCGACTGGGGCGTCTACGGCATCCCCGAATCCTATCTCGTCGGCCCGGATGGCACGATCCTCTACAAGAAGGTCGGGCCATTCGATGAAAAGAGCCTGAAGAACGGGCTTTTCCCCGCGATCGAAAAGGCACTTGGCGCGCCTGCTAAAGCGAGCTGA
- a CDS encoding septation protein A codes for MSKVTLESPAKTEEKVSPLLKMVLELGPLVVFFFANSRGEWLAAQFPVLAEMGGPIFIATGLFMAATALALIVSWILTRTLPMMPLISGIVVLVFGALTLWLQNDTFIKMKPTIVNTLFGTILLGGLLFGKSLLGYVFHAAFKLTDEGWRKLTLRWGLFFLVLAVMNEVVWRSFSTDFWVAFKVWGTMPITILFTLSQMPLIMRHSIEQPEEGKAP; via the coding sequence ATGAGCAAGGTTACGCTGGAAAGCCCGGCCAAGACGGAGGAGAAGGTCAGCCCCCTCCTCAAGATGGTGCTGGAGCTCGGCCCCCTCGTCGTCTTCTTCTTCGCCAACTCGCGCGGCGAATGGCTGGCGGCGCAGTTTCCGGTGCTTGCCGAAATGGGCGGGCCGATCTTCATCGCCACCGGCCTCTTCATGGCGGCCACCGCGCTCGCACTGATCGTCTCGTGGATCCTGACCCGCACGCTGCCGATGATGCCGCTGATCTCAGGCATCGTTGTCCTGGTCTTCGGCGCGCTGACGCTGTGGCTGCAGAACGACACCTTCATCAAGATGAAGCCGACCATCGTCAACACGCTGTTCGGCACCATCCTGCTCGGCGGCCTTCTGTTCGGCAAATCCCTGCTCGGCTACGTCTTCCACGCCGCCTTCAAGCTGACCGACGAAGGCTGGCGCAAGCTGACGCTGCGCTGGGGCCTGTTCTTCCTCGTGCTTGCCGTGATGAACGAAGTCGTCTGGCGGTCGTTCTCGACCGACTTCTGGGTGGCATTCAAGGTCTGGGGCACGATGCCCATCACCATCCTCTTCACGCTCTCCCAGATGCCGCTGATCATGCGCCACTCGATCGAGCAGCCCGAAGAGGGCAAGGCGCCGTAA
- the ftsY gene encoding signal recognition particle-docking protein FtsY — translation MALGFIKKIFTFGKDTAPAPKPEAEAPVVAPEVIEPAPEQAVEREEITVIDAVEERDALLDEAEAANPEAAHHVPEEAEPDIYPLPHAPDLPVVEDPVAPAEVETAAGPESDDVTSEEDVTEAPVEEEPAARVEAIVEDEPAPPVEKIAEPEPEIVPIEEAPPAEVEDPVLEEAIRTEPKVLPKGFATAERSAVVETPVAQPKRTWFQRLRDGLSRTSSQLTGQITSLFTKRKLDDATLQDLEDLLIQADLGVETALRITDTLASERYGKDVTGGDVSRIMASEITKVLSPVAKPLELDLNHKPHVILVVGVNGTGKTTTIGKLAAKLSGAGLKVMLAAGDTFRAAAIEQLKIWAERTGSDIVSSKLGADAAGLAYEAYEQAKLKKSDVLIVDTAGRLQNKTELMAELEKIVRVLGKLDPDAPHTVLQTLDATTGQNAMNQVEIFRNVAGVTGLIMTKLDGTARGGILVAIAAKHKLPVYFIGVGEGVDDLEPFEAKDFAEAIAGVGE, via the coding sequence ATGGCCCTCGGCTTCATCAAGAAGATTTTTACATTCGGAAAAGACACCGCCCCAGCGCCCAAGCCGGAGGCGGAAGCCCCCGTCGTTGCGCCCGAGGTGATCGAACCAGCGCCGGAGCAGGCGGTCGAGCGCGAGGAAATCACCGTCATCGATGCTGTCGAGGAGCGTGACGCGCTGCTCGACGAGGCGGAAGCCGCCAATCCCGAAGCCGCCCATCATGTGCCGGAGGAAGCGGAGCCGGATATCTATCCGCTGCCGCATGCCCCGGATCTGCCGGTTGTCGAGGATCCGGTCGCGCCGGCTGAGGTGGAAACCGCAGCCGGGCCGGAGAGTGATGACGTCACCTCCGAGGAAGACGTTACTGAGGCGCCGGTCGAAGAAGAGCCGGCGGCTCGGGTAGAGGCCATCGTTGAAGATGAGCCGGCCCCGCCAGTGGAAAAGATCGCCGAACCGGAGCCGGAAATCGTCCCGATAGAGGAAGCGCCGCCTGCGGAAGTCGAAGATCCCGTTCTCGAAGAGGCAATCCGCACCGAGCCGAAAGTGCTGCCGAAGGGTTTTGCCACAGCCGAGCGCTCGGCCGTCGTGGAGACGCCGGTGGCGCAGCCCAAGCGCACTTGGTTCCAGCGCCTGCGCGACGGGCTTTCGCGCACCTCCTCGCAGCTCACCGGCCAGATCACCAGCCTGTTCACCAAGCGCAAGCTCGACGACGCGACGCTGCAGGACCTCGAAGACCTGCTGATCCAGGCCGATCTTGGCGTGGAAACGGCGCTGCGCATCACCGACACGCTGGCCTCCGAACGCTACGGCAAGGACGTGACGGGCGGCGACGTCTCGCGCATCATGGCAAGCGAGATCACCAAGGTGCTGTCGCCAGTCGCCAAGCCGCTGGAACTCGACCTTAACCACAAGCCCCACGTCATCCTCGTCGTCGGCGTCAACGGCACCGGCAAGACGACGACGATCGGCAAGCTCGCTGCCAAGCTCTCGGGTGCCGGCCTGAAGGTGATGCTGGCAGCCGGCGACACGTTCCGCGCCGCTGCCATCGAGCAGCTAAAAATCTGGGCGGAGCGCACCGGCTCCGACATCGTCTCGTCCAAGCTCGGCGCCGATGCGGCAGGCCTCGCCTACGAGGCCTACGAACAGGCCAAGCTGAAGAAGAGCGACGTGCTGATCGTCGACACGGCCGGCCGGTTGCAGAACAAGACAGAGCTGATGGCGGAGCTGGAAAAGATCGTACGCGTGCTCGGCAAGCTCGATCCGGACGCACCGCACACGGTTCTCCAGACGCTTGATGCCACGACCGGGCAGAACGCGATGAACCAGGTCGAGATTTTCCGCAACGTCGCGGGCGTCACGGGCCTGATCATGACAAAATTGGACGGTACGGCCCGCGGCGGCATCCTTGTGGCGATTGCCGCCAAACACAAGCTGCCGGTCTATTTCATCGGTGTCGGAGAGGGGGTCGACGATCTCGAACCCTTCGAGGCCAAGGATTTCGCGGAAGCGATCGCAGGAGTTGGAGAATGA